The Ignavibacteriales bacterium DNA window CGGCAAGAGGAAGATTGTCTTGCGCCGAATGGTCTCTGGACTCAGAAGGTCTCTGGACTCTAGACTAGATTTTGAAGAAGGGAAATGATTGCAGGGTGAGCTACTATCCTGCTAAGTGTGTGGATCCGGTGCTGAGAATACCAGAATCGCGGTGAAGTCGGGGTGTTTGAAACAGAGCATGTTGTTGAATTGTGAGATTTTGGACAAAATAAACGCGGTGCAAGATAGTGAAGACAAATAGGCCAAAGCAAATGCAAACGATTGGCAGTTTGAGCGGTTGAAAAGAAGGGAACACCTTGGAATAGAAAAGGCAGGATGTTCGATTGGGTGTGACGCCACATGTCAATACAAGGTAGCGTCAGTCATTTCTCTTGCTTCTCCAAGAGAAGGAGACCGAAATCATGACGCTCGTGTTTGAACCGCCCCCCGATTGCCGGAATGTCGGTGCGTGGAGTTGAGCAAAGCCGGTGTGGATAGGAGGAGTTTGCACCGAAATTAAACGCACGGGGTTGTTCCGCCCATCGCGCCAGCCGATGATTTCGGGGCTAGGGGCAATTGAACAACCGTGAAGAACAAAATGCCAAGCGATTGGTGCATAAATGCAAATGGGAAAGCTTTGCATTGCGATAAGCGACATCGTATCTTCAGAGCACACAAGGGGAGACATATGAAGAAGGTTCTGAATCCGCTGAGCTTCCTCAGCATCGGTGACAAACTGGAAGGACGGTTTCCCTTGTTCTCTTCGCCGGCGCCAGTGGAGAAGGATGACAGCAGGGACGCCGAAGGAATCGTTGTGTGGCCTCCGGAGGACTCAACAATCATTGAATCCGGAGAAAAGGGGACGAAAGCAGCCCGGGCGTTATGGAACTAAAGACCAACGGAGACGTGCGGAGCCTTTTGAGACACTGGACAAAACCAGAACTTCAGCATTTACCTACCTGGGGCGAATCCCATCGCGGGGGAAAGACAGCGGCCATGGTGGTGGGGGCCGGTTCATTCTCGCCTTTCCCCCCGCGAGTTAATTTCTGCTAAAGAATTAGGATTCTTCTTCCTCAATGATGAATTCAATCGTGGGGGGAGAGACATTGGTGTTGATGCGGACATACTCCCTTTCATTGTTCTTGTGCTTCTTAGTTTGAACCTTCACCACCCCGCCGCTAATTTCTGCCCGGACGTATCCAAAGCTGTTTACCAGAAGTTCGTTTGAGTTCCTAGGAACTGGGACAGGTGTGTCAAACGGGAGCGTTGTACGCTTGAAGACCTTGGTTGAGCCCATATTCAATCCGATCTGATTGAAATGAAAAAGACCTAAACCGACGGCCTGGATTCAGGCTGTCGCAGCTTAGGTCTCTGGACTCAATGGTCTCTGGACTCGGATAAGATGTTTGAACGTGACGCGGGGGAAATATAGCGAGTGGGAGAGGTAAAAACAACCACCGACGGTCAGCGGGAGTGAAGAATAATCATTGCTGCTTCAATAGCAGGAATGGGCTGGCCTCATTAAAGCGAACGTTGATGGATTGGGAGCTCATTACTTCTGAGGGTCGCCAAGCCTGGAATTGAGCCATCGGAGAAGAGATGTTTAATCTGAGATCGGTTTGTTGATTCTATATCATTGCAATAACTTAGAAATTACCCACCAATAATAGAAAGCCTCGGGGTTCGTGTTCTTGAGTTTGTTGAACGCTAGGAGATTCCCAGTCAATTGCTCATTTCGAAAGTCCTCGATCTTCCCTAGGCCGAAGCGATATCGATCCAGATCCGCCTCCAGCAGTCGCTTCTTAAGGACCGTGGCAATAAATGCAGCCCTGGACGCAGCGACTTTTGCATCAGGAAGCGCGAATCGTTCCGTCAGCAGGTAAGGGTGAACTGCTTTCATTCCGGCCCGCAGTTCGGTACTTTGCGGAGTGTCTGAGAAGCCTTTCAAGTCGATCCGACAGATTAGCTGACTCGTTGCGATGATGTCATCAAGGACATCATCGGTGGTAAACGACGTGTTGCGATACGTGTTCTGCTGTGAACGAACCCGTTCAAAGGTCGAGAGAATGTCGTTGGGAAAGGAGGCGTTGTGCACAAGCTCTCCGATATCAAAGAGCTGTTTGACGATTTCCAGTGCCTTGCCTGATTCATATAACACGCCAGTCGTGTTCGGAGCATAGGCAGTGAGCTTGTCACCGAGGATGTCGTCCAGCGCGGGAACCGTTACCTGAAGGCGTTCTTTGGCGTGAAAAAGCTCATTCCGTTGGAGGTACGTCTTCTGAAGATGGGCGTATGAGTGACTATCGCGGAGCATGTCGATCAGTACG harbors:
- a CDS encoding nucleotidyl transferase AbiEii/AbiGii toxin family protein, producing the protein MIDETCFSKEWISNLRKQYPQASPQILEKTLYAFEALGVLSRLEHPFVFKGGTALILLLPEVRRLSIDVDIVGDIPLNTLSNAVRGTRFTSVKEDIRAGKVPATHVKLFYESIFVPSVNYVLIDMLRDSHSYAHLQKTYLQRNELFHAKERLQVTVPALDDILGDKLTAYAPNTTGVLYESGKALEIVKQLFDIGELVHNASFPNDILSTFERVRSQQNTYRNTSFTTDDVLDDIIATSQLICRIDLKGFSDTPQSTELRAGMKAVHPYLLTERFALPDAKVAASRAAFIATVLKKRLLEADLDRYRFGLGKIEDFRNEQLTGNLLAFNKLKNTNPEAFYYWWVISKLLQ